In the genome of Triticum urartu cultivar G1812 chromosome 5, Tu2.1, whole genome shotgun sequence, one region contains:
- the LOC125509948 gene encoding transmembrane emp24 domain-containing protein p24beta2-like, producing MMDVRGLRLGYFLVLCLVPFLRHAVAIRFVMDRGECFSHNVDYEGDTVHVSFVVIKADTPWHYSEDGVDLVVKDPNGNQVHDSRAKVSDKFEFIVQKRGVHRFCFTNKSPYHETVDFDVHVGHFSYFDQHAKDEHFGPLFEQIRKLDDDLYNVLFEQHWLTAQTDRQAILNENMSTRAIHKALLESAALIAASAVQVYLLRRLFERKLGTSRV from the exons ATGATGGACGTGAGGGGCTTGAGATTGGGTTATTTCTTGGTCCTATGCCTCGTGCCTTTCTTGCGCCATGCCGTGGCTATTCGCTTTGTGATGGACAGGGGAGAGTGCTTCTCTCACAATGTTGATTATGAAGGGGATACAGTTCATGTATCATTTGTTGTGATCAAGGCAGACACTCCATGGCACTATAGCGAGGATGGTGTCGATCTCGTG GTGAAAGACCCTAATGGCAATCAGGTCCATGATTCTCGTGCCAAGGTTAGTGATAAGTTCGAATTCATAGTTCAGAAGAGAGGTGTCCACCGTTTCTGCTTCACCAacaagtccccgtatcatgaaaCTGTGGACTTTGATGTGCATGTTGGTCATTTTTCATATTTTGACCAGCATGCCAAAGATG AGCATTTTGGTCCTTTGTTTGAACAAATAAGAAAGTTGGATGATGATCTGTACAACGTTCTGTTTGAACAGCACTGGCTAACTGCCCAAACAGACCGCCAAGCAATAT TAAATGAGAACATGAGCACGAGGGCAATTCACAAGGCACTCCTCGAATCAGCTGCCCTTATTGCAGCCAGTGCTGTGCAGGTCTACTTGCTGCGACGCCTCTTCGAGCGTAAGCTCGGTACATCTAGGGTCTAA
- the LOC125509947 gene encoding peroxidase 55-like — MEQRRRGGCFCLLAVAAAVVAVAAGGEAKLSPDHYRRTCPRVESIVRSAVARKVRATFVTVPATLRLFFHDCFVQGCDASVMIASGSNDAEKDAPDNQSLAGDGFDTVVRAKAAVEKACPGVVSCADVLALAARDVVSMSSGPSWTVELGRLDGLVSKAGDVTGRLPGPDMRPDAITALFDGNGLAVRDMVALSGAHTVGFSHCARFAGRLYRRGAADPSLSPSYARQLMAACPPDVDPTIAVDMDPVTPTVFDNKYYANLAAGLGLFASDQALHDGAASRPAVEGFAGNQTLFFEAFKEAMVKLGRVGVKSGGDGEIRRDCTAFN; from the exons ATGGAGCAGCGGAGAAGGGGCGGCTGCTTCTGCTTGCTCgccgtggcggcggcggtggtggcggtggcggccGGTGGCGAGGCGAAGCTGTCGCCGGACCACTACCGCAGGACGTGCCCGCGCGTGGAGTCGATCGTGCGGTCAGCCGTGGCCAGGAAGGTGAGGGCGACCTTCGTCACCGTCCCGGCCACCCTCAGGCTCTTCTTCCACGACTGCTTCGTCCAG GGCTGTGACGCGTCGGTGATGATCGCGTCCGGCAGCAACGACGCCGAGAAGGACGCGCCGGACAACCAGTCCCTCGCCGGCGACGGCTTCGACACCGTCGTTCGCGCCAAGGCCGCCGTCGAGAAGGCCTGCCCCGGCGTCGTCTCCTGCGCCGACGTcctcgccctcgccgcccgcgacGTCGTCTCCATG TCGTCGGGCCCGAGCTGGACGGTGGAGCTCGGCCGGCTGGACGGGCTCGTCTCCAAGGCCGGCGACGTCACGGGCAGGCTGCCGGGCCCGGACATGCGGCCGGACGCCATCACCGCGCTGTTCGACGGCAACGGCCTCGCCGTGCGCGACATGGTCGCGCTCTCGGGCGCGCACACCGTCGGCTTCTCCCACTGCGCGCGCTTCGCGGGGCGGCTGTACCGGCGCGGCGCGGCGGACCCGTCGTTAAGCCCGTCGTACGCGCGGCAGCTGATGGCGGCGTGCCCGCCGGACGTGGACCCGACCATCGCCGTCGACATGGACCCCGTCACGCCCACCGTGTTCGACAACAAGTACTACGCCAACCTGGCCGCGGGCCTGGGGCTGTTCGCCTCCGACCAGGCGCTGCACGACGGCGCGGCCTCGCGGCCGGCCGTGGAGGGGTTCGCCGGGAACCAGACGCTCTTCTTCGAGGCGTTCAAGGAGGCCATGGTGAAGCTGGGGAGGGTCGGGGTGAagagcggcggcgacggggagATCAGACGAGACTGCACCGCCTTCAACTAG